The Leishmania infantum JPCM5 genome chromosome 17 genome segment tACGAGTCGTGATGGAAGGCGGAAAAGACCGTCGATAGGCAACAGGAAGAGCGCCTACGGCTCGCAATTCTTGAAGCAGTGCGGATGGATTCGAAGGAAATCCATAGAGGACTGCTGCGTGTTCTCTCGCGCATATGCCATCGAAGGCGCTCGCTGCGTACCCGTTGATGCCCGCTCGCGTGCCTCCGTTGTGAGCGTTCGCGAAGGTCGTGAAGTTCTTAGAAAACCACGTTCCGAGGCATACAGCAACGAATACACCCACCCACatacacgtgcgcgcacacacacacacacccatgTACACCCGCTCGCTGTCTCGCTCCATTCATGCGTTGAGCtgctcgcctctctctgttcttCCTTCGTCATCTTCCTGCTTGCTGGGTGACGTGTCACCATTGATTCAACAGGCGCCACGCGTGCCTCTGATTCTCTACCTCTCGATGTGTCTACCCGTGGGGGGCGATCAAACGCCCACCGCTCTTGCGCACCTTCTCTTCCCACTTCTTGTCGCCTTGTCGGAGACGCCCATCATCATCGGCATTGCCTCATGCAGTACCTTCTCCTGGCGAGCTCCTGCGCCGACACCTTTCAGAGTTGGTCACCGACTCAAATCGCTGTCACCCGCAATGACGGAGCTCCTTTTTTCAGTCCAGGGCCCGCAAAcgctctgcgccgcggctgctaTCGATTCGTCGGGAGTCGCCCAGTGCTGATTAGCTGGGTCGTCCTCGTGTGCCTCAGCACTgcgatggcgctggcgaTACAGCCACGATACGACTTAGGCGTTGCCACTTACACTACTCTGTATGCGCTACAGTTAATCTGCCTCGCGTTCTTTTGGGTGCGCATGGTGGCAGAGATCATTGCCGGTGGGCTCCTCGGGGGCTCACACGGCTTCCTGCGCAGCGTGTGGAACTGGGTCGAGGTCGGGGCAAACGTCTTTGGCCTCCTCCAGGTGATTCCTCCGATGTTCCACATCCGCTGGATGCGGGCtttcgcggcagcgcgcccaTTGCgcttctttgtttttgtgcCGTGGTGGAGGGAGCAGCTGGTCCCTCTTTGCCGCGCCTTTCCGCGGTTGCTCGACGTGATGATCACCCTGGGCCTGTGCCTCTTGGCCCTGGGGCTCACCGGTGTCATGGGGGTGGGCGGGGAGCTCCACCAGCGCTGCTACATCACAAATACCACCGGCTCTAGCCCGTACGAAAACCTGACGCTACCTTTTCTGTTGCGCAACATCTCGGCGGCCTGCGGCGTGGGCTTCTCGTGTCCCACCGTCTCTGCGGAAGTGACCGTGCAGTGCCTGGCCATAGCGCACGCTCACCGCGATCGCTTCTTCACGTACGACAATGCTggggctgcgctgctgctcatgttCAAGGTGGCATCGATGGACATGTGGTTTGAAAACCTGGAAGATATCATGAACGTCAaaggcgccagcgccgcgctgtacctcgtcgtcgtcgccctcgtctccCTGTTCCTATTCGTACTCCTCACAAGCGTGGTGCACGGCGCCTACGCGCCGGTCGACACATGGTGCGCGCCCTCCTTTACTGCGAAGGTGGggccagcagcacggcagcggcaggacTGCGGCGTGCAGACACTACCAGCATGGCCGAAGACGCGACAGCACTGCTCAGCACGaccgacgcacgcgcaccagcgcacgcactccATGGATGACGGcagagaggtggagggggatgTGCGAAGACAAAACCCGCTgagtggcgacggcggtggtcAACAGGCACCACTATACGCCTCGCGCATTCCCGCAGAGGGCACCCTTGTCGCGCGTGAATTTCCCCGTCACATGCGCGACTTTGAGCGCGATCTTCACGTGCTGGGGTTtcgggcagcgctgcgtgctCTCGAggcgaccaccaccaccggcgctggtggcgcacCCCTGCTTCCTCTCATGGCGTCTCTGGTGGACAGCCTCCCATTTGTGATTCTCCTTATGGTGCTCTCCGTGAGCAGCGTCATGCTGCTCGCAGTGGTATCGACATCCACGCCTGACTCGGCGGCCCGCCTTCTTCACGCGATTTCTGCGTCACTGGCGGTCTTCTTCATCGTCCCCGCTGTGCTCCGGCTCATGGGGTTCGGATTGGTGCGGGCGTCAGTTGATGTCTGGAACTATGCGGACCTTCTCGCCGCCGTGAGTGGTGTTTTGGAGCTGGCCGCTCCCTCACTCTTTAATTATCGCGTTGTTGGCGCGGTGCGGGTGCTCCGCTGCGTCCGCGTTGCCAAGTACCTCTGTCCTCTTTACCGGTACGAGTACCGCCTCAAAGGTCTCCTCAGTCTTCTTCTTCTTACATCCGCGACACTTACGCTGTACGCGTTGTTGGGCATGCAACTATTTGCAGGAACCTACGAcgcaggagcagcaccggcgccgatCCGAAACGGAGACTTCAACACCGCCTGGACCGCGCTGCTCGCTTGCTTTCGCGCCTTCACAGGTGACATGTGGACGCGTTACATGGTCGCGGTGAGCGAGGGCGGCACCATCGCGACTGGATCGCTGttctttctctcgctgcagctcttctcCCGTATGATGCTTTTCGCAGTTGGCAGCTCTATTATTATTCTCGGATCACGCGACGCGGCccgcgacgaggacgcgctcTGCAGTAACGCGttcccgccgctgctgctgctgcctccgctgAAAAAAGATGATACCACGGCCGCGGGCGCCGCCGTTGACACTCGCAATGGCGCCAGGGACCTCTCGCCGTCACCAGACGCCGGTGCCACAGCCGAtcggtggcgacggcgccgccgtccaggCCGCCAAGCTGCTGAGCTGGCCACAGAGAAGCGCCTTCGCGTACGCGGGGATGCCTTTCTGTTCGTCGGTCCTATGAATCCCGTGCGtatcctgctgctgcgcgtgcttggATCCCCCTTCTACACACTCATCAGCACACTGTGCGTCGCAATCGGCGTCGTTGCCCTCTTCTTTGAGCGACGCCACCTCGACGCCGACACCGAACGCACGCTTCACCTCGTCAACATCGTCTGCCTCGTGGTGTTCGTCGTGGAGATGGTTATGAAGTGGCTTGCCTACGGCGTCGTAACACAAGGTTggagcgacggcgaggatCACTACCGGGAAGCACGCCCACGGTACATGCCTGCCTACTTTCGGTATCCGCTCAACTGGGTCGATTTCGCCGCTAACGGTCTCGCCCTTGCCGCCGTTGCCTACCCGCCTCTCCGTGTCGGTCGGGTTATTCGCACTCCCCGTCTCTTCACCACACAAGAGCGCCCAAACAAGTCGTTCGTGGAGCTTGTGAAGGTCTTGCGGTGTACGATGAGGGTCGCTCCGCTCATATTTTTTCTCTACGTCGCGTTTGCAGTGACCGCCATGCAGATGTTTGCCGGCGGACTCTTCCGTtgcagcgatgccgccgtcACTACTTCGGCCGACTGCTTTGGCGACTACAACACCACCGTGATGGGGTACACGGGGCCCACAACTAGTGTGCGGAAGCGGAGGTGGGTGCGGGCGGGTTTCCATTACGACGCTTTTGGGCCCGCGCTCCTCTCGGTATTTGCCATGACGACGGTGAACCACTGGGGGAATTTCATGGACGATGCCATGGCGATCACGCACACGATGACGACTTACAACCATTCCGGTTACTGTGTCGTTTTTTTCATTGTCGCGCTACTGCTCATCCGCTTCTTTGCTGTCCGTACAATGGCGGCAGTCTTCATTGCTGAGCTGCGGGGCGTCGTGATGGACTCTCTGGGtacggcgcagcgcacgccgcaTCAGATCCGATTTGTTGTTTCGCGCGAGTGTATTGCCCACCTGACGCaactgcagcgtctccttcCGCCGTTACCCACCGCTGTGAGCCGACTGTGCCACCGCATCCTCTCGGCCCAGCCGGCCCACTTGCCGATCACCGTCTTCGACGCTGTTGTGCAAGGCGTGCTCGTGGTTGTGTGCGGGTTTGTAGCCGCCACTCGCGCTGGCGAATCGCTGTGGCAGAAACGCATGATTGTGGCGGTGGACTGCGTCGCGGTAGCGCTGTGCGGAGCGGAAGTGCTGCTGGGGATGTTGGCCTACGGTGTGCGGTACCTGACTCGGGCGTCGTATGCGGCAGATGTGGTGCTTTTCGCTCTCAtggtcgtcggcgtcgcgtcgccatcgctgcgCTTCGTGACCGTGGTGATCTTCGTGAAGCTGATCAAGGCCGCCAGCACAggcctggcgctgctgcctgccaAACGCCATATTCGAATGTTGCTTAGCTCCGGCGCGCTTGCTCTACTCGTCCTCCATGCGTACGCAGTGGTGGGCACGCTACTGCTTGGCGACATCGCCCCTGACGGCGTCTACCTGACCGAAAAGCGCAACTTCAGCACCGTAATCCGGTcactgctggtgctgttGGACTGCAGCACCTTTGACCAATGGCACCTTGTCATGCACGCATGCTttgacggcgccgcgtgTCACAGCGATGCCTCCGCCACGTGCGGCCACACCTACAGCGCCGTGATCTTTTTTGTCTCATTCATCGTCATCGAGAGCCTCGTTGTGAGCCAGCTCATGCTGGCGTcggccgtcgtcgtcttcacGGTTCCCCTCTTCACCGACGTTATTCAGCCTTTTGTAGACGTGCGGCGCGCCTGGCAGagaggcgtcggcgccggcgagcccACGTGCGACTTTGACACGTTGCTGACTTTACTCCCTCGCTTCCCGGCCTCACTGACGGACGGCATTACCAGTGAGACCTCCAGCAAGGCCGATCTCATGGCATTTCTCTCCTCGCTGCGCCTTCCTCTCGATGAGCACCTGAGACTGCGGTACGCAGACGTTCTTCGCGGCTTTGCGTACCGCAAGTACAAGGTCGATCTGGACGACGACCGCGCCTGCTCGTCCGCGCGCGATAGACGGATGTACCTCACCGCTGGTGAGTACTATGGCCAACTGCTGGTGCAACGGTACTGCGACGAGATGTCTCGTCTGACGCACTCCTCCGTTggcgacgcgcgcacgcttaGCACTGGGCCGCCGGCTGCCACGCCTTCATATGACGGCGTTGGAGACCACGACGTGCTCCGCGTCCACGGAGACGACACTCTCGTGCCCAAGGGCGCGCTGCCCATCCCAAGCTCCAACGTCTTTCTCTACACGTTCCCCAGCGAGAGCAACGAGGACGGTGTCTTCCCCCCCCACATCGTAGAAGAGCAGAGCGGAAAACAGCGAGGGACGGGATGGCGAGGAGGCCCCACGTGACGCACTATTCAGATGTAAATGTGTACTTGAGCATCAGCGCACAGGACAGTGTGATCACACTCACAGACAGTTTTGGCCGCGCCCAGCGTGAAGCGACGCCGATGATAACCTCAGGCAAAACACCTGAGCGTAGTCGAAGCGACTAGGCGCAGCGTGAAAATCGGTGCCGTAGGGAGAAACGGTGGTGCGCCACTCGTCTTGCGAAAGTCCTGTATTCTGCGTAGCCGGGGGCCCATTGGTGATGCCGCGCGGAACTGGCGCGCTTGCGGGGACCCGTGGTCGATGACTGGTTCTCCCAAGGCCGCATGCCCGAGACGCATCGCGCACTTGTTCTCACCTTCATCAGGCGCCCGCCTTCAACTCTGCTCTgcatgtgcctgtgcctgcgtgtgcgggcgCTCTTGTTCACAGGCGCACCACTGCCGAGTGCAAGCGTCTCcattctctcttcctctcatcctgcctttctttcttttccacGGTGCCACCACGCCCCGTCATGCGCGCTGCAGAGTTCTACGACAGACGACGAGCCGGCGGACCACTGTGATGAAAGTGGTGGGGCTGCCTTTGGTGCACACACTCACTAAAACACGGGCCCAAGTGCCACTTGGGCTCCCCATCCCCTCTGCGCAATGAACGACTTATCTTTCTTCGTGCTACAGCACCAAAGACGGACACTCACGCCGCAGCTACTTCGCGACACGCTGGATTTTGCTAAACCACACGCTGAGGAGGGTGCTCTCTTCAGTTGGCGTTGGCACTTCTTCCTCgggacgctgccgctcccgGCGGAGGATGACATGAAGCTTGACGACTGCCGAGCCGCTTGCGAGcaatggcggcggcagtggcaggaTGCAGGTCGACGACTCGATCAGTCTATTCGTGAGTCACCACGCAAAACTGGAAAAACCATAAAATTTGGCGAATCGAGTAGTGACAGCGAGGATGCGTTGCCCCCACCTTCTGCAGTTGCTCCCTTGTCTGCGTTGAGCACGAGTGGGGATGGGTGCACAGTGAACCCCCTCGCGCCCGCCTCGGAGAGCTCGTACGCGCTGCAGTTTCAGGCAGACATGGTGCGGCAGACGGTGGCGAAGGACATGAGCCGCCTCTCTTGGGATGCCCCTCCCTTTCACGACGTGCGAGCCAAGGAGACAGTAGCGGATATTCTGCTCAAATACAGCCTGGTGGAGAACAAGGACTACATGCAGGGATTTCACGAGATTGTGGCGTTTCTCTACTACGCTTGTTATCGCGACAAGGTCCTGGGCGAACGTTTTGTGCAAGAGCACCCGGCGCTGCGCTCGGCCGCCTTCTTCGAATTGTTCGAGCTGGTCTACGCCGATCTGCCGGCTGCGGTGTATGCCCTCTTTCGACGGGTCATCAGTGAGAAAGACGGCGGCATGTGCCTCGCCAAGTGGTACTATAGCAATGCTCATGGAGAACAGAGTGGGGTGGTATTAGCGTGCCAGCGGGTGCAGAAGGACCTGCTCTCGCGCGTCGATCCTGTGCTGCAGAACTTGCTGGACACCGTGTACGGGATTGAAAGTGTTGTGTATCTTGTGCGTtggctgcgcctcctcttcttgcGCGAGTTTCCGTTTGAGCAAACGTTGCGGATATGGACTACACTTTTCTGCGAGCGCTACATTATTGTTGAGCAGCAGAAGACTACATTCGCATTGAACAACAGCATCGCCTTGTACTTCGCCGCGCAGATGCTCTGCCGTGTGCACGACGCCCTGTCGGTTGACGCTGCAGGGGCACTGCAGGTGCTGATGAAGTACCCTCCCACGAAGCACGTCGACGACATGCTGTACGCAGCCGCCATCAATAACAGTGagtcgcctctctctcgccacgCGAAGGCGCCGCGGCTTGTCGACGCGAAAGATGCACCTGCGCTACCGGCAGAGGTAACGTTGCGCCAGGGGGAAGTCCTGGCGCGGGTTATAGGGAGCCTCGAGCAGTACTGGTTccgcgacgccagcgccacaGCGGAGGAGCAAGCGCTGACGACGGAGATGTACGTCCAATCCATCGCCCAGCTGAAAAAGGTGCGCGACGTTTTGCTTTACGGCATGGGCGACGAAGCCTAGAGCCgtctcctctgctgctgccctgaCAAGGTCGCCAGCAGCTATATAAACAAGGACACCTGCACAGGTGTCGGGCCCCAGCTAGCGTTGCTCTCTGCTCACCGACTCACACGCGAAGGCGTTTCTGTCGGACAAATAAACTTTTTGACTCGTTGAGGCGGGACGGTTTCTCGTTTTTGCGCAGATGCCGTTAGCGTGCGCCATTCAATCGAAACTCAAATCATTCTCCGCTGCGTCTTCTGCCGCTACTGCACAGACGTACTTGAGGCACCTTCTCGCGTGATGGTGCGTGCGAGTATTCATGCTAGGATCGGTGTTCACTCTCGCATGGCTTTCTTTTCGCCagtccccctcctcctcctctgcctcgcacttccgccgcctcttcaTCGCATAATGCGAACACGCATTCGCAACGgcgctcctcttcttttttcttttcgcaTCTTCCCGTGGTGCACTACCGCCTACATGCTTACTCTTCTCCGTCTACTCGATTCCACCTCTCTCTACTTCGTGCTCAATGTGAAAGGGATACGAAACCGCTAGCGTGCCCCCCGCTTTCAGGACACCCGCACAACAGCAAACACGAACCCCACAGGAACCGTCCAACGCAGAAAGGTGGCGTGAGCACAGGCACAACGACAGCGTGTCATTAAGACTGTGGCGACGTAGTCCATCGGCGTGGACTTTCAGGGACATCGGGTCTCGGTACGGAATGCTGAAGTAGAAGGACTCGACGAGGTGCCTCGATGGCTGTAACATCTCCTACTCGTTATGAGGCACGGAGCATCGTGGACGGCAAGAGCCCGTTCCTGTGGCGTGATGAGTCCTTCTACGTGCGCTGCGATGCGCTCGAAGCTTTCCtgaaggccgccgccgaagtCCGTCCTTGCGACTGTGTACCCCAATTCccagtgctgccgccgctgcaagGACCTTGGCAGCTACCAGCCGCGCTTTCGGCTCTTTCATTGCCTCCTGGGCAATTGGGGTCATCTTCTTCATCCTTGTCGGCGCCCCGAAGTAGACAAAGTCACACTTACCTCCTCTGCGTCGACTCGGCGATAGCGATTGCGGAGACAGCACGACaaggcgtcggcgacgactGCCGAGCTCGCCACACGCTTGCGTTGTCGTGGCCTATAGCAGAAAGTCGACGCCGAAGTAGACGTGGGGAAGCGAGTGGGTACACGCCGAGCCACCGGTGATGTGCAACGTCTCTGCCGGAGCCCGATGCTGCAGAGAGAATACAGCTGGTGGATAGCCGCCACGGGGACGGATAGTCAAGATATTTTCGCCTCTTCGACCACGCTGAAACGCCTGCGAGCTGCGCGTTCCTGGTTAGGCGCTCGatctcttttcctctcccGGCCTGCTTCTTCCCCTCGCTCTATCTATCTGCGGTCGTGGATGCTTCCACTCGTCTATGACTTCGCTGCCATCCGACGTACGCTTCCTGCGGCTCATCTCCCTTCCATCGTACGCAgctctcttctccctgcCAGTCTTTGCCTTTTTGTGTATGTAGCGCccctcgccgccacggctCCTCTCTTGCATCCACCTGAGTGAttgtgcgcgcgtgaggTGGTGCCAGTCCGCCGCATTCGTCAAAATGCTTGAGGGCGTCCCCTACGTTTTGGTACCCTTCTCCCCCGAATTTCAACGACTCACGCTAGCGGGTGCCTCACGATTGCGTTTCTGCGGCTCTTTGCGTAAGGCATAGCCGACCTCAGCAGCACACAGTTACTGTTGAGGAGTACAGCGAGGTAGGCCCTGGAGGAGCGACGCACATTATGGCTCCGTGAAACGCGGTTTCTTGTGTCTCTGTTACGTTGTGCCCTTGCTGGAAAGGCATCATCGCGAAcgcggcgctcgcggagCGAATTCGGCTGTTTACATGAAGTATGCCTCTTCGCCACTGCGCGCCAGCCACGCGGTGATGGGCCACCCCTAGCCGCCGGAGCACAGCAGCATTCGCGCAACAGGGACGTTCTGCCGCAAAGGCAGCGGAATCTCCCACTTTCCGTCGCGTTCGATGTGCGCATTTCGTCACGTCGTTCGGACGCAGGAAGAGTTGCTCAGCAGCGCATGAGAGTGGAAAGTACCCAAAGTGCGGCCCCCCGTTTCCCTCGACGTCTTTCCTCGAATCTGAATGTGAGATGAAAACGCTTTATTcgtctccgcctcccctccacgCCCCTCTCACGTGCCCGTCGGCTCCCTCGCCAAAGACTTCGCCGTCTCGCGGGCATGGCAAGAACCGATTGCCGGGTAGTCCTCTGTTTGCCGTTCTCCCTCTGAGCCCAATGGGGAATTCCTTTGCTACATCGTAAATTggttccctccctcccgatACTGTCCCTTGTCTTGGGTGAATCGCCTCACATATTCCTCGGCCGCTCCCATTTCTTGTCAATGTGTCCCAAGGGTGGTCGCTCATCTCTGCAAGGACGGCATCGCACCTTTCGTCGCTCACCTCTTTTCCCTTATCTGTAAAAGCTGATGATCTCGTAGCAGCAATGAgtgcgacgctgctgcacgcgtgcTGAGCAGACACGAACACAAAAAACACATGGCGACGGGGCAAACAACTGAGGAATCTACTCGTAATGTGTCGTCGCCCGCACACGGCGCGCAGCCAACGCTATCTGCTCATCGACTTTCtggcgtcgcggcgccgcaacACAGCATCTCTTCTCGCTCTCAAAAGCACCTGCCGAAAATGTATGACTGCTGCACATCTTCGCCAGGCTACCCTGCGCTAACACTCCATCTTAAAACCTCGAGCATACACGAAAGGTGACCGGGAAACAACGAGGACTATCGCCGACAGGAAGAGATGATCAGCACTTTCCATTCACGTCAAGCCCAGCATTGCACCCACCTTCTTATCGTATACCTTGCcactctgccgccgctcactcttcctctttctgcCTGACGGTCTTCTGCCCGTCACCTGAAGCAGTAgcagccctctcccccttgcGTTTCTCTTatctccttcccttccccatTGACCTCGTTGATCGAGCAGGTGCGCGCCTATGCTTGCCCTCCGTCCTCTAGTTCGCTGTTGCCAACTCAGAGAGTCACCACCGTCTGCCAGATAGCGCATCCATTCATCCATCGAGTCATCATCACGCAGTTGTCGCTCCTCCGACTCGTTTGTCTTTCTCGTCTTCTTCTCGCCCTCCTTCGCCACATGTCGTGCGCACCTGGGCCGACGAAGGCCGTCCTCTTGGTGAACTTGGGCACCACGACTGCACCAACCGCGCCAGCGGTTCGCAGATTCCTGCGCGAGTTCCTTTCCGATCGCCGCGTCATTGACGTGCCGCGCTTTCTTTGGCACTCGGTCCTCTATGGCTTTATCCTGCCCTTTCGCCCACGCAGCATCACTCCGCTGTACAAGGCCATTTGGATCAAAAGTGACTCTGGTGTGGTCATTAATGGTAAGACCGAGGGATCTCCGTTGACGTTGTACTCGGAAAGCCTTGCAGCGAAAGTGCAGGCGTCAGTGGAGAAGACGTcaggcggcgccgttgtGGCGCGTCACGCAATGCGCTATGGCGTCAAGAACATCCCATCGACTCTCAAGGCGCTACACGACGAATTTGCCACGCTCCGCGAGTTGGTCGTTCTCCCGTTGTTTCCACAGTACACCTCCACGACATCTGCGAGCATTTACGACGAGGTGTTTAAGTTCTACACGGATACAAGGCGCCGCTCCATTCCCAGCTTGCGAACCATTCGCGACTACGCTGAGCACCCCGTCTATGTCGAAGCTCTCGGATCGAGTCTCTTGAGCAGCATCAAGGCACACGTCACCGCAaaggccggcgccgccaaggACTGGAAGTCGGCCCTCTCCGACCAGCTCCCGGAGATTGGTATCATCATCACGTACCATAGCATCCCTGTCCGCTACGTCGAGGAGCACGACGACTacccgcagcgctgcgaggccaccactgccgccatCAAGGCCTACATCGAGGCGGAGTCCGGCGTCTCCCTAAGCGGTTGCCTGGTTCATGTCTACCAGTCCCAGTTTGGTAATCAACCGTGGCTTGGTCCTACTCTCAacgctgcagcgactgcctttcccctccctccccacgACCCTAGAAAGCACGCTTTCAGCGATGCCCACCGCAACACGGCTCTCTTGACGAAGCAGGCGAATGTCTGCTTTGCCATGGCGCCGGGCTTTGCTGTGGACTGTGTGGAGACCTTGAACGAGATCGAGCGGGAGGCTGGTGAAGTCTTCAAGcagagcggcggccgcgagTTCATTTACGTTCCGTGCCTCAACGACAGCGACACCCATGTCAAGGTGCTCACCTCCGTCGTTGGCGCGTGAgttggtgctgcagcgccgctgttgcggGACTCCTTCTTTGTTgaccttctctctcttgccgcAGCCCAACTGCACGGTTTCCATCCATCATCCCACGCGCGCTGACCTCTACACGCGCTGCCTTGTTATATCGAGGCACGCAACGTTTAACGCACGTCACCACATATCGTGACCACTTTCtgtgctctctcttcccccttcttcTGGTGTGTTCGCGTGCGTGGCTGACCGTATCGCCGTACGGTGACGCACCAGCGACAGTGactgccggtgcggcgccggtCGCCTTCTTCACCACATCCCGCGCAGAAAGCCCAGCAAGGCGCAAAGCAGAGCGGATTCCTGGCAGCCCGCAAGATCGAGGGGCGAAACAGAAACCCGCTGCCTTCGCACTTCTCTCTCACGTTCCGTTCcgtcgtgtgcgcctctgcttCGGGTTTAccactctctctcgttctccgcTGATCGTTGGCTACAAGGTTGGCTTTCGACGTGACAGCTTTTGgcccccgctgctgctgcctctcgcCATTTTCGTGTTTTTGCTGCTCTGCTTCCGTCCATGTGCACATATTTCCGCCTTCTCGCTTCCGTCTCCcgttctcgctctcttccctgTGTCTTTCCCACCGTGCCGGCAGGTCCAACACGTATCCGTCGGAagaacgcgcacgcggcccCTATCGCTGCccgcgcctcttctccgcctgTTTTTGCCCTTGTTATAATGGAGTTTTTTCAAGTTGTCGACCCTGTGAcgctggcgccggcgtctTACGCGtacgtggcgctgcagctggcatTGGCCGTCGCctgcgccgtgctgctcggTGTGTGCTTGCACGTTTTGCCTGAAAGactggtgcgctgctgcaagacCGCCCGTCCTAAGGTGCCTCGCGAGGCCCTAGCAAAGGCGGTCACACCTGCCTCCAAGCTTTCCGTGGCTAATAAGCCTTCATCCTCGGCCGCAGCCTCGGCCActccctccttttctgccgcggcgccggtgggcACAGCACCCAAGGCGCAGGCGAAGGcgaccgctccagcggcTTCGGCTGCTGTGGCAGACAGCACGCTGGACGACGCCCTAGAAGCGTTTTTCGACGAGGAGATTCTTCTCGACGAGGCCTTACTCGACGCCACAGCGCCATCTGCCCTaccagaggaggagacggccCCAACGAATCGGACGCCCGGGAAGCCGAC includes the following:
- a CDS encoding ferrochelatase-like protein, giving the protein MSCAPGPTKAVLLVNLGTTTAPTAPAVRRFLREFLSDRRVIDVPRFLWHSVLYGFILPFRPRSITPLYKAIWIKSDSGVVINGKTEGSPLTLYSESLAAKVQASVEKTSGGAVVARHAMRYGVKNIPSTLKALHDEFATLRELVVLPLFPQYTSTTSASIYDEVFKFYTDTRRRSIPSLRTIRDYAEHPVYVEALGSSLLSSIKAHVTAKAGAAKDWKSALSDQLPEIGIIITYHSIPVRYVEEHDDYPQRCEATTAAIKAYIEAESGVSLSGCLVHVYQSQFGNQPWLGPTLNAAATAFPLPPHDPRKHAFSDAHRNTALLTKQANVCFAMAPGFAVDCVETLNEIEREAGEVFKQSGGREFIYVPCLNDSDTHVKVLTSVVGA